From Diceros bicornis minor isolate mBicDic1 chromosome 21, mDicBic1.mat.cur, whole genome shotgun sequence, the proteins below share one genomic window:
- the TOP1MT gene encoding DNA topoisomerase I, mitochondrial: MLDHEYTTKEVFQNNFFSDWRKEMTAEERRVIKHLDKCDFTEIHRHFVDRTAARKALSREERQKLKEEAEKLQQEFGYCTLDGHREKIGNFKTEPPGLFRGRGDHPKMGMLKRRVLPEDVTINCSRDSKIPEPPAGHQWKEVRSDNTVTWLASWTENIQNSIKYVMLNPSSKLKGEKDWQKYEVARRLKGVVDEIRSQYRADWKSREMKKRQRAVALYFIDKLALRAGNEKEEGETADTVGCCSLRVEHVQLYPEADGCQHVVELDFLGKDSIRYYNRVPVEKPVYKNLQLFMENKSRGDDLFDRLTTSSLNKHLQDLMDGLTAKVFRTYNASVTLQEQLRALTRAEDSVAAKILSYNRANRAVAILCNHQRATPKTFEKSMQNLQSKIEAKKQQVAEAKAELKKARADHKPGGDDRSKSFLEKRKRLLEKLQEQLVRLSTQATDKEESKQVALGTSKLNYLDPRISVAWCKRFGVPVEKIYNKTQRERFAWALDMAGEDFEF, from the exons ATGTTGGATCATGAATATACAACAAAAGAAGTTTTCCAGAATAACTTCTTCAGTGACTGGCGGAAG gaaatgacagcagaagaGAGGAGGGTCATCAAGCACCTGGACAAGTGTGACTTCACCGAGATCCACAGACACTTTGTGGACAGAACTGCAGCCCGGAAAGCCTTGTCCAGGGAGGAGAGACAG AAGCTAAAAGAAGAAGCAGAAAAACTTCAGCAAGAGTTTGGCTACTGTACTCTAGATGGGCACCGAGAGAAAATTGGCAATTTCAAGACGGAGCCCCCTGGGTTGTTCCGGGGCCGCGGCGACCATCCCAAGATGGGGATGCTGAAGAGGAGAGTCCTGCCGGAGGATGTGACCATCAACTGCAGCAG GGACTCAAAGATCCCCGAGCCCCCGGCAGGTCACCAGTGGAAGGAGGTACGCTCCGATAACACGGTCACGTGGCTGGCGTCCTGGACGGAGAACATCCAGAACTCCATCAAGTACGTCATGCTGAACCCCAGCTCGAAGCTGAAG ggggagaaagattggcaaaagTATGAAGTAGCTCGCCGCCTGAAAGGGGTTGTGGATGAGATCCGTTCTCAGTATCGGGCTGACTGGAAGTCTCGAGAAATGAAGAAGAGACAACGTGCTGTGGCCCTTTATTTCATTGATAAG TTGGCGCTGAGAGCCGGGAACGAGAAGGAAGAAGGTGAGACGGCGGACACGGTGGGCTGCTGCTCCCTCCGCGTGGAGCACGTCCAGCTGTACCCAGAGGCCGACGGCTGCCAGCACGTTGTGGAATTGGACTTCCTAGGAAAGGACTCCATCCGCTACTACAACAGAGTGCCAGTGGAGAAGCCT GTATACAAGAATTTGCAGCTGTTTATGGAAAACAAAAGCCGTGGGGACGATCTCTTTGACAGACTGACT ACTAGCAGCCTGAACAAGCACCTCCAGGACCTGATGGACGGCCTGACTGCCAAGGTGTTCCGCACCTACAACGCCAGCGTCACCCTGCAGGAGCAGCTGCGGGCGCTGACCAGAG CTGAAGACAGCGTGGCTGCTAAGATTCTGTCTTACAACCGAGCAAACCGAGCCGTGGCCATTCTCTGCAACCACCAGCGGGCAACTCCCAAGACCTTCGAGAAGTCGATGCAGAATCTCCAGTCGAAG ATCGAGGCGAAGAAGCAGCAGGTGGCCGAGGCCAAGGCGGAGCTGAAGAAGGCGAGGGCCGACCACAAACCTGGTGGGGATGACAGGTCCAAAAG CTTcctggagaagaggaagaggctgCTGGAGAAGCTGCAGGAGCAGCTCGTGAGACTGAGCACACAGGCCACAGACAAGGAGGAGAGCAAGCAGGTGGCCCTGGGCACGTCCAAGCTCAACTACCTGGACCCCCGGATCAGCGTCGCCTG GTGTAAGAGGTTCGGGGTGCCGGTGGAGAAGATCTACAACAAGACACAGAGGGAGAGGTTCGCCTGGGCGCTCGACATGGCAGGTGAAGACTTTGAATTCTAA